Proteins encoded together in one Fimbriimonadia bacterium window:
- a CDS encoding helix-turn-helix domain-containing protein: MRLNRSEDWRGEKLAFRIPEAAVVLSISESKLKRLLRSKRLGHIKDEGTTMITRRQLEAYLRERELEQGWTGG, translated from the coding sequence ATGAGACTCAATCGCTCAGAAGATTGGCGCGGTGAGAAGCTGGCGTTTCGGATTCCCGAAGCGGCAGTAGTTCTGAGCATCAGTGAGTCGAAATTGAAGCGCCTACTTCGTTCGAAGCGGCTCGGGCACATCAAGGACGAGGGCACGACAATGATCACCCGGCGTCAACTCGAAGCGTACTTGCGGGAACGGGAACTTGAGCAAGGCTGGACCGGAGGCTAA
- a CDS encoding tyrosine-type recombinase/integrase: MSNDLTTVDRTFPTQAEAARFLKELKARVHTGQKVEESNTKKALTLNAWFDDLAGTSECGYAGRWSEDGMKLQTIAAKVSRYNSNVRRSELGSLPVQLIDVDRARAFFRAMKEAGKSKATMKDVQAVLVKVMNDAIDTYEKFPNLRNAFSKVKLETPEAREAIVVTPENAMKAIRKLEAPADRAFLGLYFLAGLRLSEQMALTAEQVDFAQGVIVIDRAVKLGPTGRQEVGLPKGDKTRLVALCPTLADLLKPVVGDSDGYLFHADSADKPKMKKVVYSNWKRILKESGLPDELELRDCRLSHNSWIEKFCPKVSLSTRLEHMGHSVNRNNSEHKGLTVNVRNYTRFLSGGLDILRKELERVVKAAERKTSRR; the protein is encoded by the coding sequence ATGTCCAACGACCTGACGACGGTGGATCGCACTTTCCCGACCCAGGCCGAAGCAGCCAGGTTCCTAAAGGAACTTAAGGCTCGCGTTCACACCGGCCAGAAGGTTGAGGAGTCGAACACCAAGAAGGCACTAACGCTCAATGCGTGGTTCGACGATCTCGCCGGGACTTCAGAGTGTGGCTATGCGGGTCGCTGGAGCGAAGACGGAATGAAGCTCCAGACAATCGCGGCCAAAGTCAGCCGCTACAACTCGAACGTGCGCCGCTCTGAACTTGGCTCACTTCCCGTGCAGCTCATTGATGTAGATCGCGCCCGTGCGTTCTTCCGAGCGATGAAGGAAGCTGGCAAGAGCAAGGCGACAATGAAGGACGTTCAGGCGGTGCTGGTCAAGGTGATGAACGACGCGATCGACACCTACGAGAAGTTCCCCAACCTTCGGAACGCCTTCTCAAAGGTGAAGCTTGAGACTCCTGAAGCCCGAGAAGCTATTGTGGTGACACCAGAAAACGCGATGAAGGCCATCCGGAAGTTGGAGGCTCCCGCCGATCGCGCCTTTCTTGGTTTGTACTTCCTTGCGGGTCTTAGGCTGAGCGAACAAATGGCGCTCACTGCCGAGCAGGTCGACTTTGCCCAAGGAGTGATTGTCATTGATCGTGCGGTCAAACTTGGACCGACCGGCCGTCAGGAAGTCGGGCTCCCGAAGGGCGACAAGACGAGGCTGGTTGCCCTGTGCCCCACACTGGCTGATCTATTGAAGCCAGTGGTCGGTGACAGTGACGGCTACCTCTTTCATGCCGACTCCGCTGACAAGCCGAAGATGAAGAAAGTTGTCTATTCGAATTGGAAGCGCATCTTGAAAGAGTCCGGCTTGCCAGACGAGCTTGAACTTCGCGACTGTCGCCTGTCGCACAATTCCTGGATCGAGAAATTCTGCCCAAAAGTCAGCCTCTCGACGAGGCTCGAACACATGGGGCATAGCGTCAACCGGAACAACTCGGAACACAAAGGGTTGACCGTGAATGTCCGCAACTACACTCGCTTTCTGAGCGGTGGCTTGGACATCCTGAGGAAGGAACTTGAGCGGGTTGTGAAGGCAGCCGAGCGTAAAACATCGCGGCGTTAG